Proteins from a single region of Phycisphaeraceae bacterium D3-23:
- the gyrA gene encoding DNA gyrase subunit A gives MADDTPNNPPEMPEDDASEPAELANLGTFLDQPIERELADSYLTYAMSTIVDRALPDVRDGLKPSQRRILVAMNDLNLSPGRKHSKCAGIVGETMKKYHPHGDGAIYPTLVNLAQEWKTRCLLIDKQGNFGSIDPDPPAAMRYTEARLHRHATELLEDLKLDTVDWQPNFDEQYNEPKYLPAKFPNLLVNGSTGIAVGMASSMPPHNLGEICDAITALVANPDIELRELMSHVPGPDFPTGGIICGRAGIYQAYSTGRGRVTVRAKIEHEQTKTGRDRLIVKEVPYQVSKNDGIIQKIVAMRKADRLTDISDIVDESSGRGGMRVVIQLKKGADPHVVENQLYRMTPLQSTFSIINIALVRGEPRTLGLKQLMELHVEHRVDVIRRRTAYRLNQAQQEAHRIEGLIYAVCDIEEVIKLIRSSRTRDEAIEKLMQRGFRIPADHPQAPEIPARFLAQSAENAIYLSRTQAEAIGRLQLIQLVGLEIETLVANYAKLLAQIEEYESILGSEQRVLDIITEDLAELKRKYADDRRTVIEEGEAGDLDIADLTPVERVVVTISHSGYVKRLPTEQYKVQGRGGRGVIGAKSNDDDFVEELFVASTHDDLLCFTDTGRVFKLRVFQIPEAARTSKGRAIVNLLNLQKGERICAFMPIADFEKSEDYLLFSTANGLVKRTALKDYRNVNSAGIIALNLRDGDSLVGVACTTGEDHIILGTRSGMAIRFDENDARVMGRNASGVKGIDLSHDDGVVGMVRVPGGTEEADLLTVTEGGYGKRTATDEYLVHSEDGSTRPQGRGGKGRRDMKTAKGPIVVIRRVQPNDDLMLITSNGMIVRIAADTVRQTGRNTQGVRVINLTQNDTLVGVARVAEDDDTGEESAASPTDA, from the coding sequence ATGGCCGACGACACCCCGAACAACCCGCCCGAGATGCCCGAGGACGACGCGAGCGAACCCGCCGAGTTGGCGAATCTCGGCACGTTTCTGGACCAGCCGATCGAGCGCGAGCTGGCCGACAGCTACCTGACGTACGCGATGAGCACGATCGTGGACCGGGCGCTGCCCGATGTGCGCGACGGGCTCAAGCCGTCGCAGCGCCGCATCCTCGTGGCGATGAACGACCTGAACCTCTCGCCGGGCCGGAAGCACAGCAAGTGCGCGGGCATCGTCGGCGAGACGATGAAGAAGTACCACCCGCACGGCGACGGCGCGATCTATCCGACACTCGTCAACCTGGCCCAGGAGTGGAAGACCCGCTGCCTGCTCATCGACAAGCAGGGCAACTTCGGCTCGATCGACCCCGACCCCCCCGCCGCGATGCGCTACACCGAAGCGCGCCTGCATCGCCACGCGACCGAGCTGCTCGAAGACCTCAAGCTGGACACCGTCGACTGGCAGCCGAACTTTGATGAGCAGTACAACGAACCCAAGTACCTGCCCGCGAAGTTCCCGAACCTGCTGGTCAATGGCAGCACGGGCATCGCGGTCGGCATGGCCAGTTCGATGCCGCCGCATAACCTCGGCGAGATCTGCGACGCCATCACCGCGCTGGTCGCCAACCCCGACATCGAGCTGCGCGAGCTGATGAGCCACGTGCCCGGGCCCGACTTCCCAACCGGCGGCATCATCTGCGGCCGGGCCGGCATCTACCAGGCCTACAGCACCGGACGCGGCCGCGTCACCGTCCGCGCGAAGATCGAGCACGAGCAGACGAAAACCGGGCGCGACCGGCTGATCGTCAAAGAAGTGCCCTACCAGGTCTCGAAGAACGACGGCATCATCCAGAAGATCGTCGCGATGCGCAAGGCCGACCGGCTGACCGACATCAGCGACATCGTCGACGAGTCGTCGGGCCGGGGCGGGATGCGCGTCGTGATCCAGCTCAAGAAGGGCGCGGACCCCCATGTCGTCGAGAACCAGCTCTACCGGATGACGCCGCTGCAGTCGACTTTCAGCATCATCAACATCGCGCTGGTGCGCGGCGAGCCCCGTACGCTTGGGCTCAAGCAGCTCATGGAGCTCCACGTCGAGCACCGCGTCGATGTGATCCGCCGACGCACCGCGTACCGCTTGAACCAGGCGCAGCAGGAAGCCCACCGGATCGAGGGGCTCATCTACGCGGTCTGCGATATCGAGGAAGTCATCAAGCTGATCCGTTCGAGCCGGACGCGCGACGAGGCGATCGAAAAGCTCATGCAGCGCGGGTTCCGTATCCCCGCCGACCACCCGCAGGCCCCCGAGATCCCCGCGCGCTTCCTCGCGCAGTCGGCGGAGAACGCGATCTATCTCTCGCGCACCCAGGCCGAGGCGATCGGCCGGCTGCAACTCATCCAGCTCGTCGGCCTGGAGATCGAAACGCTCGTCGCGAACTACGCCAAGCTCCTGGCGCAGATCGAAGAGTATGAGTCGATCCTGGGCAGCGAGCAGCGCGTCCTCGACATCATCACCGAAGACCTCGCGGAGCTGAAGCGCAAGTACGCCGACGACCGCCGGACCGTGATCGAGGAAGGCGAGGCCGGCGACCTCGACATCGCGGACCTCACGCCCGTCGAGCGTGTCGTCGTGACGATCTCGCACAGCGGCTACGTCAAGCGTCTGCCGACCGAGCAGTACAAGGTGCAGGGCCGCGGCGGCCGGGGCGTGATCGGCGCGAAAAGCAACGACGACGACTTTGTCGAAGAGCTTTTTGTGGCCTCGACCCACGACGACCTGCTGTGCTTTACGGATACGGGCCGGGTCTTCAAGCTGCGCGTGTTCCAGATCCCCGAGGCGGCGCGGACCAGCAAGGGCCGTGCGATCGTGAACCTTTTGAACCTGCAAAAAGGCGAGCGGATCTGCGCGTTCATGCCGATCGCCGACTTCGAGAAGAGTGAGGACTACCTGCTCTTCTCGACCGCGAACGGCCTGGTCAAACGTACCGCGCTCAAGGACTACCGCAACGTCAACAGCGCCGGCATCATCGCCCTCAACCTGCGCGACGGCGACTCACTCGTCGGCGTGGCCTGCACCACCGGCGAAGACCACATCATCCTCGGCACACGCTCGGGCATGGCCATCCGCTTCGACGAGAACGACGCCCGCGTCATGGGCCGAAACGCCTCGGGCGTCAAGGGCATCGACCTCTCACACGATGACGGCGTCGTCGGCATGGTCCGCGTGCCCGGCGGCACGGAGGAGGCCGACCTGCTCACCGTCACCGAGGGCGGCTACGGCAAACGCACCGCGACCGACGAGTACCTCGTGCATAGCGAGGACGGCAGCACCCGGCCCCAGGGCCGCGGCGGCAAGGGCCGACGCGACATGAAGACGGCCAAGGGCCCGATCGTCGTGATCCGCCGTGTGCAGCCCAACGACGACCTGATGCTCATCACGTCCAACGGCATGATCGTGCGGATCGCGGCCGACACCGTACGCCAGACCGGCCGCAACACGCAGGGCGTACGCGTGATCAACCTGACCCAGAACGATACACTCGTTGGGGTCGCACGCGTCGCGGAAGACGACGACACCGGCGAGGAATCAGCCGCATCGCCGACCGACGCTTGA
- a CDS encoding aminotransferase class I/II-fold pyridoxal phosphate-dependent enzyme: MTHPADADPVFARTRALSPRRTTTAAQDNPGLVDEQLAHFGIDPQSEFGKALADAAQHLYGCQHDIDRLWEVTVRSINELDPEDRIAWFNAKKFLAFQFAKLLDNLQNPFRKVYQGLGYSQGTVAAKGPYAMIDNISAIFSANPVIARTATYVYACAEWIADAFEGKELLHEIYSRLLNPTSISLANHIVDVECGPNAADYFAWNFNSGMAAIDATLSHVLGRDDVLITSKNLYGGAYQLIHDWFAKPGNLAIGVERFDGNDAESFLGALKAARERYADRLSQGRQVYLYIESPCNPHGYMLDVPEICKAAHKEGIRVILDATVATPVLLQPLRHEDDAARPDFVIHSYTKDLSGTGSVIAGVVIGKNEDMFAPKGHTDGPVPWDQTMFWNVYYIKGAFLNADAAFEVLQGMRTLEQRILCKCINTAILARFLNDHPDIQVNCNVLQSDPNSAVREKLSFLGLSAPLFTTEMERVPADAFRRFFDVLSPTFDHMISLGQTNTIVNCPALTTHSELDESALRAADIAPTTIRFAVGNENPKDLMDHLVNAAKLAIDPDVPGFSDKFPSADERNRVSAEIYTDVHKRFIESRMA; this comes from the coding sequence TTGACCCACCCCGCCGACGCCGACCCCGTGTTTGCCCGTACCCGTGCGCTCTCGCCACGCCGCACGACGACCGCCGCGCAGGACAACCCGGGTCTGGTCGATGAACAGCTCGCGCACTTCGGGATCGACCCGCAGAGCGAGTTCGGCAAGGCCCTCGCCGACGCCGCGCAGCACCTCTACGGCTGCCAGCATGACATCGATCGGCTGTGGGAAGTCACGGTCAGAAGCATCAACGAGCTCGACCCCGAAGACCGCATCGCGTGGTTCAACGCCAAAAAGTTCCTCGCGTTCCAGTTCGCCAAGCTGCTCGACAACCTGCAGAACCCGTTCCGCAAGGTGTACCAGGGTCTCGGCTACAGCCAGGGCACGGTCGCCGCGAAGGGGCCCTACGCGATGATCGACAACATCAGCGCGATCTTCTCCGCCAACCCCGTCATCGCGCGCACCGCGACGTACGTCTACGCCTGCGCCGAGTGGATCGCCGATGCGTTCGAGGGTAAGGAGCTGCTGCACGAGATCTACTCGCGCCTGCTCAACCCGACGTCGATCTCGCTGGCCAACCACATCGTGGACGTCGAGTGCGGGCCCAACGCGGCGGATTACTTCGCATGGAACTTTAACTCGGGGATGGCCGCGATCGATGCGACGCTGTCGCACGTGCTGGGCCGGGATGATGTGCTCATCACGAGCAAGAACCTCTACGGCGGGGCGTACCAGCTTATCCACGACTGGTTCGCCAAGCCCGGCAACCTCGCGATCGGTGTCGAGCGTTTCGATGGCAACGACGCCGAGTCGTTCCTCGGTGCGCTGAAGGCCGCACGTGAGCGCTACGCCGACCGACTTTCGCAGGGCCGGCAGGTTTATCTGTACATCGAGTCGCCCTGCAACCCGCACGGCTACATGCTCGACGTCCCCGAGATCTGCAAGGCCGCGCACAAGGAAGGCATCCGCGTCATCCTCGACGCGACCGTCGCGACGCCCGTGCTGCTCCAGCCGCTGCGCCACGAGGACGACGCCGCCCGGCCCGACTTTGTCATCCACAGCTACACCAAGGACCTTTCGGGCACCGGCTCGGTCATCGCAGGCGTCGTGATCGGCAAGAACGAGGACATGTTCGCACCCAAGGGGCATACCGATGGCCCGGTGCCTTGGGACCAGACAATGTTCTGGAACGTCTACTACATCAAGGGCGCATTCCTGAATGCCGACGCGGCGTTCGAGGTGTTGCAGGGCATGCGGACCCTCGAACAGCGCATCCTGTGCAAGTGCATCAACACCGCGATCCTCGCGCGCTTCCTGAACGACCACCCCGATATCCAGGTCAACTGCAACGTGCTGCAGAGCGACCCCAACAGCGCGGTGCGTGAGAAGCTCAGCTTCCTCGGGCTCTCTGCGCCGCTGTTCACCACCGAGATGGAGCGTGTCCCGGCCGACGCGTTTCGCCGATTCTTTGATGTGCTCTCGCCGACGTTTGACCACATGATCTCGCTGGGCCAGACGAATACGATCGTGAACTGCCCGGCGCTGACGACGCACTCGGAGCTCGACGAGTCCGCGCTGCGTGCGGCGGACATCGCGCCGACGACGATCCGCTTCGCGGTGGGCAACGAGAACCCCAAGGACCTGATGGACCACCTGGTCAACGCGGCGAAGCTGGCGATCGACCCGGATGTGCCCGGCTTCTCCGACAAGTTCCCATCGGCCGACGAGCGCAACCGGGTGTCGGCGGAGATTTACACGGATGTACACAAGCGGTTTATCGAATCGCGGATGGCGTAG
- a CDS encoding nitroreductase family protein encodes MDTFDAIYQRRAVKAYDPEHVMPDADIDKLMAATVQSPTSFNMQNWRFVLVRDPAMRQQVRAAAMEQAQITDASLLVVLTADLNAWAKEPARYWRDAPPAAAEMLVNWMGPFYDGKDQLQRDEAMRSCGIAGQTLMLAAKAMGYDSCPMIGFDSDAVAKLIRLPEDHVIGFIVVVGKATAPAWKKPGQLELNEVVVLDRFD; translated from the coding sequence TTGGACACTTTCGACGCGATCTACCAACGCCGAGCCGTCAAAGCATACGACCCCGAGCACGTGATGCCCGACGCGGACATCGACAAGCTCATGGCGGCGACCGTGCAGTCGCCCACTTCGTTCAATATGCAGAACTGGCGGTTCGTCCTCGTGCGCGACCCGGCCATGCGCCAGCAGGTCCGCGCAGCCGCCATGGAGCAGGCCCAGATCACCGACGCGTCGCTGCTCGTCGTGCTCACCGCCGACCTCAACGCATGGGCGAAAGAGCCGGCGCGGTACTGGCGCGACGCCCCGCCCGCGGCCGCGGAGATGCTCGTCAACTGGATGGGCCCGTTCTACGACGGCAAAGACCAGCTCCAACGCGACGAGGCGATGCGGTCCTGCGGCATCGCGGGCCAGACGCTGATGCTCGCGGCCAAGGCGATGGGCTACGACTCGTGCCCGATGATCGGGTTCGATAGCGACGCCGTTGCTAAGCTGATCCGGTTGCCCGAGGACCATGTCATCGGCTTCATCGTCGTCGTCGGCAAGGCCACCGCCCCGGCGTGGAAGAAGCCGGGGCAGCTTGAGCTCAATGAAGTCGTCGTGCTGGATCGGTTTGATTAG